CGTCGACGAAGCTGTCTTCCGAGCGTCGGAGCGCCTGGCGGTCAAGCGCGCAATGGGAGAGAAAGCCCGGCGGATACTCGCGCCCGCTATGGGGCGAGGCGCAAACGAGCGGCAGGGTTTGCTCCAGCGGCGCCGAAAGCACGAAGGGCGGGAAGGCGTTGCCGGGGCCTGGCGGGATCGAATCCATCGATTCGGATTTAGATGAATCGGCCGAATCTGTCACCTGCGTCTTGGCCTAGGCCTGGATTCCCGAGGGATTCCGGGCCTAGGAGGGTGTGCTTCGGACCCAACCGCCAATTGCCAAGGACGCGTCTTTGGTGCTAAGGGTCGCCGCCGTTCGCGGCAAGACCCCTTGTGGTACGGGCGCGTAGCTCAGCGGGAGAGCACTACGTTGACATCGTAGGGGTCACAGGTTCAATCCCTGTCGCGCCCACCATTTCCCTACCTCTGGCACGCGGAAGCCTTATTCGATCCGCTGCATCATCCGCCCGAAGCGGATCATCGCCGGCCATTCCCAGGGGCGCCAGAAGGATGCACGCTCGTCGATCGAGGCATAGACGATCATGACCGGGCCGATGAGGTTCTCCGCCGGCACATAGCCGACCCCGCCCGCGTCCTCGGCATAGCGGCTGTCGAGGGAGTCGTCGCGGTTGTCGCCCATCATGAAATACTGCCCGTCGGGCACCACGAAGCGGCCGCTGGCGCTTCCATGGGCGCGCTCCAAAATGCGGAGGATGCGGTGGCGCGGGCCTTGCGGCAGCGTCTCCCAATATTCGCGCCCATGGAGCGGAGCGCCGGGGCCCGCCAATGCGAGATCGCGGATCGGCTCCAATTGCGCCGGCTCGCCATTGATCGAGAGGCTGCCGTCCCCGGCCACCTCGATCCGGTCGCCGGGTAGGCCGATCAGCCGCTTCACGTAAACTTGGGCGGTGTCCCGCGGCAGGCGAAAGACCACCACGTCGCCCCGCTCGGGCGGCCGAGCCAGGATCCGGCCGCGAAAGAGATCGAGGTCCACCGGCAAGGAGAAGCGGCTATAGCCATAGGCGACTTTGGAGACCATGAGCTGATCGCCTACGAGCAGGGTCGGTACCATGGACGGCGTGGGCACGAAATAGGTCTCCGCCACTGCCGTGCGCACCAAGAGCGCAACCGCCAGGCTCAACAGGATCGGAATGATCTCGGCTCTCGCCCTCACGCGAAACCAACCGAAGAAACGCCGCATATGCCAGGCTCCTTTGTCTCAAGCCTCACCTCTCGCTCGCCGCCGACCCGCCGCAAGCACGCATGACGCTACCGCCCGGGCCCACTCTCTTGCAACCAATCCCCCGCCATCGGTCCCGCCCCGCCATGCCAGCGATAGGGGTTGGCCCGCCCGCTTCTTCTGGGCTAGCGTATTCGGCGATTTCCGATCGTGCACGGGCGTCCTTGCGGCTCTGCGAGCAGGTGCGCGGGGCCTCCCGGCAAAACCAATTTGAGGAGGTAGCGTCATGACCAGCAAGCCCAGATCTGGCAAGGGAGTCGACCGTCGAACCGCCTTGAAGCTCGCCGCCGGCGCCGGGTTGGCGAGTGCTGGCGGGTTCGGCTTTGCGCGTCCGGCCAAGGCCGCCGACGTCACCCTCAATGTGTGGACGGGATATCCCGAGCTGGTGCCCTACTACAAGGCGGTCGCCGACGAGTACGCAAAGACCCATGCCGGCTTCAAGATCAACCTGCTCTCCACCTCCTTGCGCGAGCATGAGCAGAAATTGTCGGCGGCGATGCCGACCGGCACCGGCCCCGACATCTTCGACGTCGGCGCCAACATCTCGATCAAGTTCGCCGGCGCCAACCTGCTGAAGCCGAACTCGGCCGAGATCGACCAGTACATGAAGGCGAACTGGAGCAAGTATACGATCGACTTCCTGTCGTTCAAGGGCAAGACCTACGGCATCCCGCTGCTCGAGGGCCGCGCCGCCATGTACTGGAACAAGGCGATGTTCAAGGAGGCAGGCGTCAACGGTCCGCCGACCACCTTCGGCGAGCTCATCGAGGCGGCGCAGAAGATCGTCAAGATCGACTCCACCGGCAAGATGACCCGGAGCGGCATCAGCATGCGGCTGTCCGGTCAGGGCAGCGGCATCACCGAGAAGTTCCGCTTCGTGCTCGAGCCCGCCGGCGGCAAGTTCATCGAGGAGACCAAGAGCGGCAAGTGGCATAACGGCTACGACAACGAGGCCGGCCGCAACGCCCTCCAGCTCTATGTCGACATCGTGCAGAAGCTCAAGGTCGACGACCCGAAGGTCCCGCACGATGCCGACGCCTTCGCCAACGGCACAACGGCCATGCTGTTCCGCGAGGCCTGGGTCATCGGCGAGATCCAGAAGAAGAGCCCCACTCTCGACTTCGGCGTGGCGCCGATCCCGCGCTGGGACGCGAAGAGCCCGTACAAGATGCTGGTGCAGCCCTGGGCCGTCTATGTCAGCGGCAAGAGCAAGAACGAGGCGGCATCCTGGGACTTCCTCAAATTCCTCTCGCAGCCGAACAATGCGCGGCTGATCACCGAGATGACCGGATGGGGCTGCAACCGCCAGGGTGTGGATTGGACGCCCTTGCTGAAGAAGACCCCGCAGTTCGAGGTCTTCGTGCAGCCGCCGAAGGACGTCCAGACCTTCTCCGATCCGGTCATTGCCGTCTTCGACGAGCTCGAGAGCCGGGCCGCCGACAAGCTCCCCGGGCTCTACGTCGATTCGAGCCTCAACGGCAATCCGGCAAAGGTCGCCGAGGCGATCAAGGCGCTGGCGGCGCAGACGGACAGCATCCTCAAGACGGCCGGCATCTACGGCACGAGTTGAGACAGCGGACCTGATCATCGTCCCACGCTGACCCTCACCCGCCTCGCTGACGCTCGGCACCCTCTCCCGCAATGCGGGAGAGGGGGGACCCGCGTCTTCGCGGGTGGGTGAGGGTCGGTGTCCGCACCGATGCAAGACGCTCCCAACAGCATAGCCATCGCCGAAGGCCGCCAGCGCGACCTGCACGCGCGCTTGCGCCGGGCCTATCTGGCTTGGGTGGACATGTATGTGTCCCGCGGCCAATGGCGGGTGATGACGTTCTGCTATCTGGCGCTGCTGCCGGTGCTGGTGCTGTTCGGCTATGTGCGCGTGCTGCCGACCATCAACGCCTTCATCCTCAGCGTCTACAAATGGGAGCTGATCGACCCGATCCGGCCGTTCGTCGGCCTCGACAACTATTGGGGATTGCTGGAGGACGAGAACTTCCTGCTCGCCCTCAAGAACACCTTGATCTTCTCGCCTTCGGTGGTGGTCGCCAGCACGTTGCTGTCGCTGCCGCTGGCACTTTTCCTGGCGCGCAAGGGCAAGCTCTCGGTCGTCTACCAGACGATCTACTTCCTCCCCGTGATCACGCCCCTTGTGCCGGTCTCGATCGCCTGGAAATGGATCTACGATTACAACTACGGCCTCCTCAACTACGGGCTGTCGCTGGTGGGGCTGCCGGCGGTCGCCTGGCTCACCGACGCGGACATCGCCCTCTGGGCCCTCGTCATCATGAGCGTCTGGAAGCACCTCGGCCAAAATCTCGTGTTCTTCCTCGTCGGCATCCGCAACATCCCCTCGGTCTATCTCGAGGCGGCGATGATCGACGGCGCCGATGCCTGGCAGCAGTTCCGCTACATAACGCTGCCCTTGTTGCGGCCGATCCTGCTCTTCGTGGTGGTGACCTCGACCATCAATGCCTTCACAGTCTTCACCCAGGTCTATGTGATGACGCTCGGATCGCAGGCGGCACCCGGGCAGGCGGTGCGGGTGATCGCGCTCGACATCTACTACAACGCCTTCCAATACCTGCACATGGGCTACGCCTCGGCGGAGTCGGTGCTGCTGTTCATCATGGTCCTGGCGTTCACCATCATCCAGTTCCGCCTCGCCCGCAGCCAAAAGGAGGGGTTGGATGGTTAGACCAGAAGATGATTCCGGGCCGGTCACGCGGCCAACGTCGCTCGGGCGCTTGCTGAATGGGATCGGTCACATCATCTTGGCCGTCGGTGCCATCTTCATGGTGCTGCCGATCCTGTGGATGGTGTCGACCTCGTTCAAGCCGCCGACCGAGGTGTCGCTCTGGCCGCCGGAGCTCATTCCTAGCCAGCCCACCTGGGACAACTACACCGGCATCTTCGACGATGCGCCGTTCCATGTGTATTTTCTGAACAGTGTCGGCTACTCGCTCGTGGCGACGATCAGCGTGATGGTGACCTCGCTGCTCGCCGGTGCCATCTTCGGCAAGTACAACTTTCCCGGTCGCGTCTTCCTCTTCATGGTGATCATCGCGACCGCGATCGTGCCATTCGAGGCCTACATCATCCCGCTCTACATCCAGATCATCGATCTGGATTGGGTCAATACGCCCCAGGGCATCGTGCTCCCGACCCTGTTCCTCAGCTTCGGGGTGTTTCTCCTGCGCCAGCACGTCTCTTCGGCCATACCGACCGAGCTCCTGGAAGCCGGCCGCGTCGACGGGGCTTCGGAATGGTGGATCTTGCGGAGGGTGATCACGCCCTTGTCGGCGCCGGCCTTGAGCGCCATCGGCATCTTCGCTTTCATCCAGGCCTGGGGCGCGTTCTTTTGGCCGCTGATCGTGGCGAACGATCAGGATTTGTTCAACATGGAGCTTGGCCTGCAGATCTTCCAATTCCGCTTCAGCGCCGACTACGGCAAGCTGATGGCGGGTTCGGTCATCTCCACCCTACCGATGCTGATCGCCTTCCTCGTCCTCCGCCGGCGCATCATCGAGAGCGTGGCTCTCTCCGGCCTCAAGGGCTAGGCGCGCATGTCCGGCAAGGGAGCCGGCATGACGAGCATCGGCGCCGCAACGCGTTCCTACGAAGCCTGGCTCCGCCGCGAGCTCAAGGTGCGCGAAGCCGATCTCGCGCTCAAGCATCGCTTGATGGCATCGGGGGTGCTGCCGTTCCTCCGCGGCACGTTCTACCGCTGGGTCTCGCTTTGGCATGAGCGCTGCCCCGAGCTCACTGACGCACCCAGCGTGCTCGCCGTCGGCGATCTCCATATCGAGAATTTCGGCACCTGGCGCGACGCCGAGGGGCGGCTCGTCTGGGGCATCAACGACGTGGATGAGGCCGCGTCCATGCCCTACACCATCGATCTCGTGCGTCTGGCGACGAGCGCGGTGCTTGCCGCCAAGGATCGGCATTTGACCATGTCGGCGAAGGCCCTGTGCAAGGCCATTCTCAAGGGCTACCGGACGTCGCTCGCGAGCGGCGGCCGCGCCTTCGTGCTCGAGGAGGGCCAACCAGCGCTTCGCGCCATCGCCCTCTCGGCCGAGCGCGAGCCGGACCGGTATTGGCAACACCTGGCGAGCCTCCGCCCGGTGGCGGCCCCGGCGACGGTGCGCGACCTCATTGCCGCGCAGCTTCCGGGTCCGCTCGCCCTGTTCAGGACCGTCCGTCGCGTCGCCGGCATCGGCAGTCTCGGCCGGCCGCGCTATGTCGGGATCGGCCTCTGGCATGGTGCCTATGTGGCGCACGAAGCGAAGGCGATGCTGCCCTCGGCCTATGACTGGGCACTCGACCGCCCGACGGCGAGGATCCGCGGCGCCGAGATTCTCGCCCGCGCCGTGCGGTGTCCCGATCCGTTCCTGACGATCGGCGACCGCTGGCAGCTGCGCCGCCTGGGGCCGCACTGCTCGCGCATCGAGCTTGCGATGCTGCCCGAGCGGCGCGACGAGCGGCATCTCCTCGAGGCCATGGGTTGGGAGACCGCAAATCTGCACCTCGGCAGCCCCAAGGCTGCCGCCCTGGCGGCGGCCGATCTGGAGCGGCGCCCGAAATTCTGGCTCTTCGAGGCAGCCAAGCGCATGGCAAAGGCGACAACGGCGGACTGGCAGGAGTGGCGCCGGCGCTAGGCAGCGGCAGCCTTGCCGCCGATGGACCGCCGGCACCGGCCGGTGCTAGCCTGTTTCCGATCCGACACAACGCCAGGGGAGCACGGCCATGACCCACCCTCTTTGCTGGTCCGCCTTGCAGAGCGCGCCGGCGCTGCTGCTTGCCGCAAGCCTGCTGGCGCCGGGCACGGCCTCAGCCCAGCCGAAGGTGCTGAAATACACGCCCCAGGCCAATGTCGGCACCATGGACCCGGTCAACAATTTGAGCTCGGTCACCCACCAGCATAGCTGGCTCATCTACGACAATCTCTTCGGCCTCGACGGCACCGGATCGCCACAGCCGCAGATGGTCGAGAGCTTCAAGCTCAGCCCCGATGGCCGGGACTACAGCCTCACCTTGCGGCCCGGCCTCAAGTTCCACGACGGCACGCCGGTGCGCGTGGCCGACGTCATTGCCTCCATCAAGCGCTGGGCGGCGAAGGATCCCGGCGGCAGACGTCTCGTCGGTCTCGGCATGGAGCTGAAGCCGGCTGATGAGCGCAGCTTCACGCTGACCCTCAAGGAGCCTTGGGGCTCGACCACGACGGTGCTGGCCCAGGGCGCCACGGCGCTCTTCATCATGCGCGAGAAGGAGGCCACGAGCGATCCCAGCACACCGGTCACCGAGTATGTCGGCTCCGGACCGTTTCGCTTCGTCAAGGACGAGTGGCAGCCCGGCAGCAAGCTCGTCTACCAGAAATTTGCCGACTACGTGCCGCGTGCGGAACCGGCCAATTCCGTCGCCGGCGGCAAGGTCGCCAAGGTCGACCGCATCGAATGGGTGATCCTGCCGGACGCCACCACCGCGGTGGCGGCCTTGAACCAGGGCGAGATCGACATCTACGAAACGCCGCCCCTGGATCTGCTGCCGGTCTTGAAGCGCAACAAGGACATCCAGATCAAGGTCATCAACCGCCAAGGTGCTCTCGGCTATTTCCGGCCGAATTTCCTCTTTCCGCCCTTCAACGACGTACGCGCGCGCCATGCTCTCCAGCTCATCGTCAACCAGGAGGACTACATGCGCGCCGCCGTCGGCAGCGACCCGGACAATTGGCGGGTCTGCTGGGCGGTCATGGTGTGCGGCACGCCGACCGCGAGCGAGGCCGGCAGCGAGCCCTACCGCAAGCCCGACCTCGCCAAGGCCAAGGCGCTCATGGCCGAGGCCGGCTACAAGGGCGAGAAGATCGTCGTCCTGCAGCCCGTCGACCAGCAGATCATCCGCGACATGGCGCAGGTGACGATCCAGCGCCTGACCGATATCGGCGTCAACGTCGAGGCGGTCGCGGTCGATTGGGCGTCGGTGCTGCAGCGGGGCAACAAGAAGGATCCGCCCGGCCAAGGCGGCTGGCACATATTCTCCAGCTGGTCGGTGGGCCAGATCATGGGCAGCGCCATCAACAACGTGCAGATCGACTCGCCCTGCGACGGCAGCGGCTATCGCGGCTGGTCCTGCGACCCGGAGATGCAGAGGCTGTTGG
This sequence is a window from Pseudomonadota bacterium. Protein-coding genes within it:
- a CDS encoding ABC transporter substrate-binding protein, which encodes MTHPLCWSALQSAPALLLAASLLAPGTASAQPKVLKYTPQANVGTMDPVNNLSSVTHQHSWLIYDNLFGLDGTGSPQPQMVESFKLSPDGRDYSLTLRPGLKFHDGTPVRVADVIASIKRWAAKDPGGRRLVGLGMELKPADERSFTLTLKEPWGSTTTVLAQGATALFIMREKEATSDPSTPVTEYVGSGPFRFVKDEWQPGSKLVYQKFADYVPRAEPANSVAGGKVAKVDRIEWVILPDATTAVAALNQGEIDIYETPPLDLLPVLKRNKDIQIKVINRQGALGYFRPNFLFPPFNDVRARHALQLIVNQEDYMRAAVGSDPDNWRVCWAVMVCGTPTASEAGSEPYRKPDLAKAKALMAEAGYKGEKIVVLQPVDQQIIRDMAQVTIQRLTDIGVNVEAVAVDWASVLQRGNKKDPPGQGGWHIFSSWSVGQIMGSAINNVQIDSPCDGSGYRGWSCDPEMQRLLGEWAKEGDLAKRKAIGEKIQIQAMTFVQYVPVGQFFQPLAMRANIKGMQENMIPVFWNVEK
- the lepB gene encoding signal peptidase I, with the translated sequence MRRFFGWFRVRARAEIIPILLSLAVALLVRTAVAETYFVPTPSMVPTLLVGDQLMVSKVAYGYSRFSLPVDLDLFRGRILARPPERGDVVVFRLPRDTAQVYVKRLIGLPGDRIEVAGDGSLSINGEPAQLEPIRDLALAGPGAPLHGREYWETLPQGPRHRILRILERAHGSASGRFVVPDGQYFMMGDNRDDSLDSRYAEDAGGVGYVPAENLIGPVMIVYASIDERASFWRPWEWPAMIRFGRMMQRIE
- a CDS encoding sugar ABC transporter permease; the protein is MSAPMQDAPNSIAIAEGRQRDLHARLRRAYLAWVDMYVSRGQWRVMTFCYLALLPVLVLFGYVRVLPTINAFILSVYKWELIDPIRPFVGLDNYWGLLEDENFLLALKNTLIFSPSVVVASTLLSLPLALFLARKGKLSVVYQTIYFLPVITPLVPVSIAWKWIYDYNYGLLNYGLSLVGLPAVAWLTDADIALWALVIMSVWKHLGQNLVFFLVGIRNIPSVYLEAAMIDGADAWQQFRYITLPLLRPILLFVVVTSTINAFTVFTQVYVMTLGSQAAPGQAVRVIALDIYYNAFQYLHMGYASAESVLLFIMVLAFTIIQFRLARSQKEGLDG
- a CDS encoding carbohydrate ABC transporter permease, giving the protein MVRPEDDSGPVTRPTSLGRLLNGIGHIILAVGAIFMVLPILWMVSTSFKPPTEVSLWPPELIPSQPTWDNYTGIFDDAPFHVYFLNSVGYSLVATISVMVTSLLAGAIFGKYNFPGRVFLFMVIIATAIVPFEAYIIPLYIQIIDLDWVNTPQGIVLPTLFLSFGVFLLRQHVSSAIPTELLEAGRVDGASEWWILRRVITPLSAPALSAIGIFAFIQAWGAFFWPLIVANDQDLFNMELGLQIFQFRFSADYGKLMAGSVISTLPMLIAFLVLRRRIIESVALSGLKG
- a CDS encoding extracellular solute-binding protein, which translates into the protein MTSKPRSGKGVDRRTALKLAAGAGLASAGGFGFARPAKAADVTLNVWTGYPELVPYYKAVADEYAKTHAGFKINLLSTSLREHEQKLSAAMPTGTGPDIFDVGANISIKFAGANLLKPNSAEIDQYMKANWSKYTIDFLSFKGKTYGIPLLEGRAAMYWNKAMFKEAGVNGPPTTFGELIEAAQKIVKIDSTGKMTRSGISMRLSGQGSGITEKFRFVLEPAGGKFIEETKSGKWHNGYDNEAGRNALQLYVDIVQKLKVDDPKVPHDADAFANGTTAMLFREAWVIGEIQKKSPTLDFGVAPIPRWDAKSPYKMLVQPWAVYVSGKSKNEAASWDFLKFLSQPNNARLITEMTGWGCNRQGVDWTPLLKKTPQFEVFVQPPKDVQTFSDPVIAVFDELESRAADKLPGLYVDSSLNGNPAKVAEAIKALAAQTDSILKTAGIYGTS
- a CDS encoding DUF2252 family protein, producing the protein MTSIGAATRSYEAWLRRELKVREADLALKHRLMASGVLPFLRGTFYRWVSLWHERCPELTDAPSVLAVGDLHIENFGTWRDAEGRLVWGINDVDEAASMPYTIDLVRLATSAVLAAKDRHLTMSAKALCKAILKGYRTSLASGGRAFVLEEGQPALRAIALSAEREPDRYWQHLASLRPVAAPATVRDLIAAQLPGPLALFRTVRRVAGIGSLGRPRYVGIGLWHGAYVAHEAKAMLPSAYDWALDRPTARIRGAEILARAVRCPDPFLTIGDRWQLRRLGPHCSRIELAMLPERRDERHLLEAMGWETANLHLGSPKAAALAAADLERRPKFWLFEAAKRMAKATTADWQEWRRR